DNA sequence from the Lycium barbarum isolate Lr01 chromosome 5, ASM1917538v2, whole genome shotgun sequence genome:
AGGAACAGATATAGAAGGAAATTGGTGGGGTAGGAGAACCTGGGTAAGTAGGCTCAAGTTGTGGTAATAGAGGCTGATCTGTAGAATTCATTTGGTGAGGAGAACCTAGTGGCAGATGAGAGAGTGTAGAATCAGAACTTCTGCAATGATCAGGAGTAGTATGTTGAGGTTCTAAGGGTGTAACTTAGTGAAATGGATCATTAACTGGTGGTGTTGATTGAGTCTGAAATGGAAAATCAAAATGATGATCTAAGGAAGAAGGGGAATTGAGGAAAATAGGTGTGTGTGAGTTATCAGATGAGTTGAAAGGGAAGTGTGATTCATGAAATCTCACATCTCTGGATACAAACATTTTCTTTGTATCAAGGGACAACAACTTATATCCTTTCTGCTGTAAAGGATATCCTAGTAAAACACAAGCAGTAGCTCTTTCATCAAACTTGTTCCTTCCTTGTCCTAGGGTGGAAGCATAGCACAAACACCTAGAATTCCTCAAATGGTCATAAGTAGGCTTTTGTCTAAACAATACTTCATAAGGTGTCTGCCCCTTGAGCACACTAGATGGTAGTCGATTAATGATGTGCGTAGCAGTCAGAATAGACTCTCCCCAGTAGGACATAGGCAATTTAGATTGGAGCATCAATCCTCTAGCAATCTCTAAGAGGTGTTTATGCTTCCTCTCAATAATTCCATTTTGTTGAGGGGTAGCTACACAAGACAGTTGATGCAGAATCCCTTGTGAGGCTAGAAAAGCTGATTCTTGTGTGCCTTTTCCCAACTCCAAAGCATTATTAGACCTGATCATTTTAACTCTCGCATTAAATTATCTCTCTACCATAGATAAAAATCTCTTTAAGACAGGAAAAGCATTACTCTTAGTGCTTAGTAAGAATGTCCATGTTCCTCTACTGAAATCATCTACTATGGTGAGAAAGAACCTGAATCCATTGTAAGTATTACACTTGTAGGGTCCCCAAGTGTCTATATGGATGAGATCAAAAATGTGTTTGACTTTATGCTACTAGTAGGAAAAGGTTGTCTAGTTTTTTTAGCTCTAGGACAGACATCACAAATAAAATCAGAATTGGAATTACAAGGAAGAAAACTTAAATGTTTCATTGCTGAAAATGGAAGGTGTCCCAACCTTACATGCCAAAGCTTTACATTAGGAACAACATTAACATGTACTGGATTAGAAACTGAAACTGGTTGTGAAATGGAATTTCTTCCTTTTGGAATTGAAAATACATCATTGGAATTGAAAATACTTTTAGACTTAGCACTATTAGGCTCCAATAGATAGAGTCCCTCTCTAACTTCACCAAAAGCTTGAGGACTCTTCATTGAAAGGTCCTGCAACAAACATCCAGCAGTTGTGAATAGGATATCATATTGAAACTGGACACAGAATTTGTGGACTGACAGCAGATTATACTTAAAATCTAGCACAAGAAGCACATCAGTTATGACATGACCTGGTAAGATAGAAACACTGCCTATATGAGTTACACTTACCTTGAAAGAATTAGGTAAATTGATATTCAAAGGCATAGGGAGAGGAATTAGAAATAGGAAAGAATTGGGATCAAAACACATGTGTTTTGAAGCTCCTGAATCAATGATCCAAGTATTTTGTTTAAGACTAGTGAACACATAACTTGACTATTTAAGAATGGTACCAGCCACTGCATTTGCATTGATTCCTGTCTTTCCTGCTTGTGTCAATTTACTTTGCTTGTACATTTGCATCATTTCTACAATCTGTTCCTTGCTAAATTGCTCTTGAAAATTTCCATCATTGACTCCAAAATCTTGTCCTCCCATGTTTTCCTCTGCCTCATGAGTTAAACTTGCATTTGCTTTAATCTGGGGCTGATAGTTCCTGGAATTAGTGAACTCAAAATCTGTAGGAAATCCATGCAGTCTGTAGCAATCATCATGCGCATGTCCTGTTTTTCCACAATATGTGCAAGATACATTTGGATCATATTTCTTCTTGCCCCTAAATTTGTTCTATGGCTTGGCAGTCCTCTGATTTGAATTATTATATTTCTGATATGTGCTTGGCCCTCTTATTGCTTGACTTTTAAATTTCTGTGCATTTCTTCCCTGTACATTAGCCATGAATGCTGCAAACTCAGCAAATAATGTGATGTTTGGTTGTTTTGCTTGTCCAACTGCCATAAATGATCCAGAATCAGAGGTGAAGTGTGTATTTGCATAAACTTCCCTCTGGTTCTCATCCTGCAAAAGCAAGGAATATGCAACATCTATTCCAGGCAAGGGATTCATCATAAGTATGTTTCCCCTTGCCTGAGCATACACATCATTTAGTCCCATTAGGAATTGAATTAACCTCTGATCTTCCAGGGATTTTGTTAATTTTGCTTTCCCCTCACAAGTGCATTCATATGAACAGCAAACAATCACATTTATCCCATCTAATTCATCCCATAATCTcttaagtttggtgaagtatccAGCAATGTCACTATTACCTTGTACTAGTCCTGTCAATTCCTTTTGTAGATGGTAGAGTTTGGCACCATTTGACTTGCCAAATTTCTGTTCTAGACTGTCCCAAAGTTCTTTTGCAGTCTTGGAATTCATCACACTGTCTGCAATATCCTTAGATAATGCATTTGATATCCAGCATATAACCATATCATTGACACAACTCCATTGCTCAAAATCTGCAGACTTCAGATCTGGGGCTTTACAAGCTCCATTGATAAAACCAAGTTTCCTCTTGGCTGATAGAGATAGGAGGATAGATCTCCTCCAACCTAGGTATCCTCTTCCATCAAAAACAGTGTTGACTAGAGTCATACCAGGTGAATCTGAATTGTTTAGCTGATAAGGATGTCCATTGTCGTATGTGATTCCTTTCTCTCCACTGCCTGATTCTGTTGCATTTGTTTCAGGCATTTTAGTTTACCCAGAATTTGAAGATGGTTTTGATGTTTTGACACAGATCTGGATCGAGCTTagagctgctctgataccatgtagaaaatTGAAGATGAAGACACTGTATTTGGAAATATTCTCTGTGTAATTTATTCATCAGTCTATACATCTATTTACATACAATGCTATGTAATAGAAATAAAAGGGAAATGGAAAAAACTAATTACACTTGTCCTATTCTAATTTGTCCAATATGTAACAAACTTTGATTCTTTCACGTGTTGGTCACATGACCAGATTTGAATCTGTTATAATTTTAATCTAATGGTGGAGAATTAATCTATCaagtgtgtgtgttgtgtggctGAGATGAATCCAGCTGGCTGATCATTTTTGTTTCTTGTTTCTGTCAAAGTAAGAGTTGAGTCTCTTACTTTCAAagcaacaccaacacacacatcCGTCTTCTTCACTTCTCTCTCTCTTTACCCTTGTGTTTGCAAGCCGTCTTCTTCATTGctctttctcttttcctttgtGTTTTCATGGGGGTTCTGTACTCCAACACAAAGTATAACTGCGGGGATATATTTGAAccaaaagtataacgaggggtatatttaacccttttctaaTAGTACAGGAATATATTTGGCCGTTTTCCGTTTAGTATATTACTGCTTATCTTTTGTTTACAATTGGAGGCTCACTATGACTAAGATTTACATTTATAACCATCTGAAGTGGTGATATAGTCACAGTCTGCTTAAGACTAAATTACGCCTATAACCCTTTTGCACTGCTACTGCAAAGATTTGACTGGCTGGCACTTGCCTAACTATAACTGGGACATTACCGACCTTCTCACTTCACGTTGAGTACTATTTTAGAGCTTGATTAATTTGAAATGGGGGGCTGAAAATATTACCTTGGGGATAAAAGGTTCTCTGTTAAAAGCAATTAAACGGAGAGAGTAACTAATATTATAAGCACTAAAatgtactccctccatttcaatttatttgaatcTTTTTAGAGTATGAGGGTCAAatttagaaattacataaaaaatattataagtcattataatttataatttaaataatttataaaaaaGGTAAGAAAAATATGATCAAAGAATCACCTCGTAGATTTTTCAAATAGTAATGTGTtcgcataaattgaaatagaagaAGTATTATTTAATGATTTGACTCTATAGTTCCAGTTGGTATATGCTGTCGAGTGTCTTCTCATTAATTAATACCAACAAATTCAGGTGGCAAAGTTCTTGGACTTATATGATTTTCCAGCTTCCACGTGAACGACAGTCGACAGTCTACGAGCAATCGTGAAGAATATTTTTATACTATAGTCACTCTTATGTTAGGACTATTCAATTAATCGAAATATACTATTAATGTTGAGCAACATACATGTTACGAATTTACGATTATGAGGACCACTTTTATGAGGACCGCTTTTCATCCTTCtcgaaaataaaaaagaatccTCTAGGTTTTAATCAATGTTTTAGTATGTGTTATTGGCCACCGAATTCATTTTTCATGATTGCTAACAAAGTATTTATCTGTAAATTGAATAACGAGCATACTCTTGTATTCCTAATATAATGGATGTTTCACTGGGAGATACGTTCGAAAATGATCATTTTGAAATCATTTTGGTAATGATATGCGTAAGTGTCCCTTACGACATGGTAGTCAAAGTACGTCTCGCAGTGGAAGTACCTCTTATGACGGAAGAAACTTTCGTGGTGGCGGCAGATCTCGCGGTGGTGGCACATCTACTCAaggacatgaaatgatgaatgtattttaagttttttctttctttcataaATGTATTTTAACTAGTTTCGGTTTGTTATTAATGAActagtttaagtattttcatattattataaatgatgcaatttaattattttgagattggtatgaatgatgtaattttgactaaaaaataatacgcttaaatctaaaccctgaaaaataaataacttaaagctaatgacaataagttttcaaacaaaaacttacttcgagcacttttcaaccgctaaaacgacaatccgaaattttgcgtatccttgatgtattgagcctatcttattaatcgcacaaaaataattcgggttctatataaaatattgaagttttggaatctcgaagcatgattaatctaagGCTAAAGTACGTAAAAAGTATGAAAATGTAGAAGAAATAAAGTAATTaaccaaaccaaaaaaaaagaggaagcaGAATAGCTCACAGTAATGGACTTAACCGTGCCGTTACGATTAAGTcttttaacgcagtaaaatactgcgtcaAAGATACTTTtttaacactttttttttttgaggtattttggttcaccttgacttttttgggtcattttggttccggattcCTATGAGCAATTGTGAAgaatatttttatattatataatgGTCACTCTTATATTAGGCTTATTCAATTAATCGAACTATACTACTAATGTTAAGCAACATACATATCACGATTATGAGGACCAATTCACCCGTCAATTTCCTTAGCCATGTATAAGGACCGCTTTTCATCCATctcgaaaaataaaaaaaataaaaagaattttgTAGGTTTTAATCAAtgttttagggggggggggggggggggcgttttATGCAACACGGGACGAGGTGTAAGTTCCATGAATTTACGGAGTGTAAGTCTCATCtatcttcaattttataattttattactgAGAAAATAAGTACAAGTAAAATTTTCATTAAAATTCTGCAAATAAAGCACCAATAATATAGAGCAAAATTCATATAATTATTATATTTGAATAAGGTAACAACACAAAAAATGATACTAGCTGTGATAATCTTTAAAATGAAATCACCATCCATTTCATCATTATATTTATCTCCACATCTGCTAGTCTTTCCCACCATCAACTAATATTTGCACTGTTTGTTTATATATTTCAAACAAAGAGAAGGGTAAAAAGGTTAAGACaaaaaatgaattaagttgtctAAGGAAAATAGTGCTATAGGATCTCTATCCTATCAATTTTAGGCATAGTCATCTAAAAATCACTTATCGCCGTGTTATTTCTTATGAGATCtggtttatttatttatatattttagaaaAATGGCTATAACATGGAGACATGATATCTACTGGAACATATATTTCGATCAACTTCTCAAAAGTCAATGTTGGTAATGTCTCAGTGAACTAACAAATCTACCAAATTTTATACTTGCGCACAAATATATGTTGGTACATCTTTTTCACTTCTGTTGAAGATCCTGCGAGAATTTTTTTTGGACAGAATATGCTTTGTTTTGTCTCCTTTAATGCATTCTCCCTTCAGTTGAACTATGCAAACAATATTGTCTTCGTGCATTAATATTGTTGGAATCTTCGTCTTCAAAGAAAAATATTCACCGGATATATTGAGTCATAAATATCAATTAAATACACTCTTCGTGATTTGAAGATACAGCTGTTATAAGTTGCATACTTTGCTAAACGTCATGATATAGTTGTACCCCacgaataaataaataatttgttTGAGACCGAACTAATGTGAGACAAAAAATACTTGCAGGCTGCATCTGCATAGCCCGCCATTTGCGGCTCAAATTTATTATTCCTTctgtcccaatttgtttgacacttttcgcttttcgagagttaaTCGAGTTGTTTTTTTATCataattttttcatatgtcttttaaatattttaaattattaattatggtgacttaaagtattttttacgtagtttccaaatttgtaaattttatttcgaaaaatttAAAGTTTTTACGGAGGgagtaactattattataagtacTATTAGTTATAATTATGGTGAAATAGCAAACTTTGAAACTGCTCCCAAAGTAGCAAATTTTGAACTTTTCTCCTGAAGTAGTTTTTAAActtactcttgaagtagtaaatcTGAAAATTCACTCTTAAAGTAGTAAAATACTAAAATTTACTACCGAAGTAGTAGAACTATAAAATTTACTCCTGCCGTAGTAAAACTTTAAAAATTATTCTTGTAGTAATTagactttaaactttactcccaaAGTAGTAAGGTGTTGAACTTATACTCTCGAAAAAGTTCAAATTTAAAATTTACTTCTAAAATAGTAAACTAATGGAATTTTCTCCCCATAATATGTTACTTTATAatgcatgtaaaaaaaaaaaaaaattgcaagctaCGATTTTAGTTATTTAAGGTGGAAAAATGATGAAGCAATGTTtatatttaatttgttgcaattttctTAAAGTGTTAGGATGTACTACTCAGGAATGGTTCTATATGCATTTTGGTGGTCTAGAAGTATTGGTATGAATTTTGACAAGCAGAAAAATGTTTGAGAAATATACTGAAGCGGTATTTTCTTGTGGTCGAGGGAAATTATGAGTTATTGAAAATTATATATAAAGCTCATCTAAATGACCAAGTTTcactccccgaagtgaatgaagaaataccacaacGCATCTCTTGAagagataaaataacaaaagATATAAgtgttattttgtggtataaagGTCATTGTTGCACCTACATGTCGTACGTCAAATCATCTTGGATACTTTTATTATGTATCATTCTAAGGCAAAATGATACAAATTTTGGAGAATACTTTGTACTATAACCACATTAATGTATTATGTTACTACTGATTTTCCAGAAGGAAATAACAATTCGTACAAAAATTTCATGAAGAAAGAAATAATTATGTGGTTGCCGCTTTCTCACTGAAAGAGATATTTACCATAGAAATTGATGATAGAAAGATTGTATAGCTTAATGTTTACTTTTTGTCATTTTTGAATTTAAGAATGTTTTTGTAATATTCAtttggtttcaatttttttgtcaTGACACCAGCAATGTGAGGGTTATATTTGATAGAACAAAATCAATTAAGAGCTCCAAAAGAGCTAACTATTTATCTAGAAGATTATGACACTAGTAGTGTCCAAACAACATGTGATTATGGAGAATAAATTAAAGGCTCCTGAATAGCTTAAAATACTATTATGTCATTCGTTCTAGATTGTAATATACGAAGTTGTCATGATCAAAACATAAGTTGTAGTTAACCTGAAGTTTACTTAAGTAAATGGCTATCATATTGAAGTTATAAATGATTGGAGGATTAAATTTCTTCAAAATCATAGTGGATAAGAAATAAGTATGTGAAAGGTTATCCTCTTTATTGTCCAATTGTACTACAcatataagcatgatgaaatcAAATGTCacggtaaaccagaagtttattgatacaaAAAACAATTCATGTCATACAAAATTAGAAGTTTACTAAAAAATAATACATGGCATGGTAAAGTTGAAGTTTACTCGTATAAATAACTTTTATCAGTTGGCATGAGCAATTTATCCATCTCGATTCAAATATGATATGGAGATTGATTATTcaacatatattgaagaactagaagattcttcaaggaTTTATTTGTGTTACTTGTTTTCAAGATAAGTTGATTATACTAGTTAATATTGGGATTGAATTCCCTAAAttctaaaaatatataaaaggtgaatatggacTTGTTCACTTGTTATGTGAtattaaatagatgcatctatgagatgATTACATGTGAACTTATTGTCAACCTGCACTTTGACATTTGCATAATTGTTttctcaaaataattgagttaagagtacaattttcagattatgtaatcaagacagTTCATCTTTATAATGCTGGTTCATATCCAAGCTAGTTTAGCATTGAATGCCTCCAATAAATAGCTAAACAATTACTTATGAGAATAAAGCTTCATGTGCTGGTATGAGATATGACATATTGCatacaacatcacttgtatgcttcagatcaataaatcatGATAAATTCTCCAATCACAATTGGTTTAGGGCCAGGAACCAGATATTTCCATCTAACAGtttttatgtgtggtatatgattaattaaaatcTATCACGGTGCATAAAGATGGATTTCCCCGAAGAAGATGGGATATGTAT
Encoded proteins:
- the LOC132639166 gene encoding uncharacterized protein LOC132639166: MPETNATESGSGEKGITYDNGHPYQLNNSDSPGMTLVNTVFDGRGYLGWRRSILLSLSAKRKLGFINGACKAPDLKSADFEQWSCVNDMVICWISNALSKDIADSVMNSKTAKELWDSLEQKFGKSNGAKLYHLQKELTGLVQGNSDIAGYFTKLKRLWDELDGINVIVCCSYECTCEGKAKLTKSLEDQRLIQFLMGLNDVYAQARGNILMMNPLPGIDVAYSLLLQDENQREVYANTHFTSDSGSFMAVGQAKQPNITLFAEFAAFMANVQGRNAQKFKRHAHDDCYRLHGFPTDFEFTNSRNYQPQIKANASLTHEAEENMGGQDFGVNDGNFQEQFSKEQIVEMMQMYKQSKLTQAGKTGINANAVAGASKHMCFDPNSFLFLIPLPMPLNINLPNSFKFQYDILFTTAGCLLQDLSMKSPQAFGEVREGLYLLEPNSAKSKSIFNSNDVFSIPKGRNSISQPVSVSNPVHVNVVPNVKLWHVRSNNALELGKGTQESAFLASQGILHQLSCVATPQQNGIIERKHKHLLEIARGLMLQSKLPMSYWGESILTATHIINRLPSSVLKGQTPYEVLFRQKPTYDHLRNSRCLCYASTLGQGRNKFDERATACVLLGYPLQQKGYKLLSLDTKKMFVSRDVLLPHQFPSISVPITNPPKRSSRISHEPVYLKDYICNSVIFTDLGKTCFDHPHKPRSYAFSSLSINNQQLLHSLSNITEPSCYSQASQHPGWREAMNSEIQALENNQTWKVVMLPKGKRALPCK